Proteins co-encoded in one Pseudophryne corroboree isolate aPseCor3 chromosome 1, aPseCor3.hap2, whole genome shotgun sequence genomic window:
- the LOC135055081 gene encoding perilipin-2-like — protein MAETVEQQNVVVRLINLPLVSSTYDMVSSAYIHTKDNHPYLKSVCNVAERSVKTITSVAVTSARPILQRLEPQIALANNIACRGLDKIEVTLPILYRPTDKVVSTASEAVLGAKDVVVQSISGVVGRTKGAVQDGVEMTKAAVNGGISTVMGSRVAQMVSSHVDTALTTSESLLEQYLPPTDEELVKEATKTEGFEVAAGKPSYYVRLGSLSTKARKRAYQQALTRVMDVKCRSQEAMARLQNTVDLIEFARKNMNGANQKIHDAQDRMYHTWVEWTKSTGQQASGEAESMEQIESRTLTIAWHLTLQLQTTCLSLVTGVQGLPQNIQSKAQNISVMATEVYQNFRSASSIRDMSDGLLATSKEQFTKMKSSMDDVMAYLVNNTPLNWLVVPFYPQPAGCPHGEEEADVTDSANRDD, from the exons ATGGCAGAGACAGTAGAGCAGCAG AACGTTGTGGTCAGGTTGATCAACCTCCCCTTGGTGAGCTCAACGTATGACATGGTGTCTTCTGCCTATATTCACACCAAAGATAACCACCCCTACCTGAAATCTGTGTGCAATGTAGCGGAGAGAAGTGTGAAGACCATCACGTCGGTGGCTGTGACCAGTGCCAGGCCAATCCTGCAGAGACTGGAGCCTCAGA TTGCCCTGGCTAACAACATTGCATGTAGAGGATTGGATAAGATTGAGGTGACGCTGCCCATTCTCTATCGGCCTACTGACAAG GTGGTCTCCACTGCCTCTGAGGCAGTTCTTGGTGCTAAGGATGTGGTCGTACAGAGTATATCGGGAGTAGTTGGCAGAACTAAGGGAGCTGTGCAGGATGGTGTAGAGATGACCAAGGCTGCTGTGAATGGGGGCATTAGCACCGTTATGGGGAGCCGTGTAGCGCAGATGGTGAGCAGCCATGTGGACACTGCACTGACTACATCTGAGAGTCTCCTGGAACAATACCTGCCACCCACAGACGAGGAGCTGG TGAAGGAAGCAACAAAAACAGAGGGGTTTGAAGTGGCAGCTGGAAAGCCAAGTTACTACGTTCGCTTGGGGTCACTCTCTACCAAGGCCCGTAAACGTGCTTATCAGCAAGCCCTGACACGAGTGATGGATGTCAAATGCCGGAGCCAGGAGGCCATGGCTCGGCTACAGAACACCGTTGATCTG ATTGAATTTGCAAGAAAGAACATGAATGGTGCCAACCAGAAGATCCATGATGCTCAGGATAGGATGTATCACACGTGGGTGGAATGGACTAAAAGCACAGGACAGCAAGCTAGTGGGGAGGCTGAGAGCATGGAG CAAATTGAATCACGCACTCTGACTATAGCCTGGCATCTGACTCTACAACTGCAAACCACCTGTCTCTCCCTGGTGACCGGTGTCCAAGGCCTTCCGCAGAACATCCAGAGCAAGGCTCAGAACATCAGCGTCATGGCTACAGAGGTCTATCAGAACTTCCGTTCTGCCTCCTCCATCAGAGACATGTCTGATGGCCTCTTAGCCACCAGCAAGGAGCAATTCACCAAGATGAAGAGTTCTATGGATGATGTCATGGCTTACTTGGTTAATAACACACCACTAAACTGGCTGGTTGTTCCTTTTTACCCACAGCCGGCTGGCTGCCCACATGGGGAGGAAGAAGCTGACGTGACAGACTCTGCTAATAGGGACGATTGA